The following coding sequences lie in one Haematobia irritans isolate KBUSLIRL chromosome 3, ASM5000362v1, whole genome shotgun sequence genomic window:
- the LOC142228076 gene encoding uncharacterized protein LOC142228076 isoform X1 has translation MKFIMFKLSVIFIILICLYIIRSQCNTLAEDNVESPELLKRLKRYTPHRKIPNCGMQKHDGTCIPKSKYLDKSTKQNLVATSHQGSKVVNGEKTLWGKLKSWIGLE, from the exons ATGAAGTTCATAATGTTTAAATTGAgtgtaatttttattatattaatttgcCTATACATTATTAGAAGTCAATGTAACACCTTGGCAGAAGATAATGTGGAGTCACCAGAATTGTTAAAGCGACTGAAGAGATATACTCCCCATCGCAAAATACCCAATTGTGGCATGCAAAAACATGATGGAACATGTATACCAAAATCCAAATATTTAGATAAAAGTACTAAGCAAAACTTAGTAGCTACATCTCACCAAGGG AGCAAAGTGGTAAATGGCGAGAAAACGTTGTGGGGTAAACTAAAATCATGGATTGGATTAGAATAA
- the LOC142228076 gene encoding uncharacterized protein LOC142228076 isoform X2 → MKYIMFKVSVIFILLICLCIIGSQCDTSAEDNVQSPQLLKRLKRHSPHTIIRNCRKLRHDGTCVQRNPIRLDAGRKTAKPYEGSKVVNGEKTLWGKLKSWIGLE, encoded by the exons ATGAAATACATAATGTTTAAAGTGAGTGtcatttttattctattaatTTGCCTATGTATCATTGGAAGTCAATGTGACACCTCGGCAGAAGATAATGTGCAGTCACCACAATTGTTGAAGCGACTAAAGAGACATTCTCCACATACCATTATACGCAATTGTCGTAAGCTAAGACATGATGGAACCTGTGTGCAAAGAAATCCTATTAGGCTAGATGCCGGGCGTAAAACAGCTAAACCCTACGAGGGG AGCAAAGTGGTAAATGGCGAGAAAACGTTGTGGGGTAAACTAAAATCATGGATTGGATTAGAATAA